In Pristis pectinata isolate sPriPec2 chromosome 2, sPriPec2.1.pri, whole genome shotgun sequence, the sequence ACGCGTGGCGGGAGGGCAGCGCGTGCTCCGGGCAACGTTCCACGGCCGGCACAGGGTTCGGGCAGCGGGCGCTCCGGGCAACGTTCCACGGCCGGCACAGGGTTCGGGCAGCGGGCGCTCCGGGCAACATTCCGGGACCCGCGCAGGGTTCGGGCAGCGCTGAGCTGAAGCCTGGGGTTGGGGGCCGGGGGCCTGCCCACTGCCGCGGTAAACACCGAGTGGTGGGGGATTGATGGATATGTTCCattgattggccgctgtaaatcacgGTGAGTGGCTGGTGGAAGAACCAGACGTTGTGGCTGGgtaggtgagagagaataggttgcatggaaataaatggggggaggggggaagaatagGATTGACGGGAGGTTTCTGAGAGCTAGGGTGAGAGGTTTGTCCTGTCACGAATGGCTGACGTAATTTAGATCTGAAAAACActatcatgctggaggaactcagcagcctaggcagcatccgtggagaaaagcaggcgtcaatgtttcgggtcaggaccccaccccaccatgcttctcttccctttcctaacctttttttttctccttctctccttaccttttcacccaccccctggtggatctgctctcccctcctcccccgcacctgcgtatcaccatctcttacctgcatctacctatcaccaccttgtgcccaccctgttgCCCACCTTGGAAGTTGCTCCTGTTACAGCACACTTTTggaattggttttttattgtcacatgtgctgaggtacaatgACTTCCATACctttcaaacagatcaattcgttacacagtgcattgaggtagtacaaggcaaaatgataacagaatgcagaataaagtgtagagcaggtagacaataagttgcaaggtcatagtgaggtagattgtgaggtcaagagttcatcttatcgttctggggaaccattcagtagCCTTATAAcaactggatagaagctgtccttgagcctggtggtatgtgctttaaggcttttgtatcttctgcacgatgggagaggagagaagagagaatgtctgagtgggtgggtctttgattatgctggctgctctattGAGGAAGTGCGAAAtccaaggtggggaggctggtttctgtgacgtgctaaactgtgtccacaactctccgcagtttcttgcggtcctgggcagagcagttgccatatcgtgccttgatgcatccagataggatgctttctgtggtgcatcgattaaaaattggtgagagtcaatgaggacatgccagatttctttagcctcctgagggagtagaggtgctggtgagctttcttggccgtggcttctacgtggttagaccaggtcaggctattggtgatgttcacttctaggaacttgaatctctaaaccatctcgatctcagcaccattgatgtagacaggagcatatgcaccgccccccttcctgaagtcaatgaccagctcttttattttgctgtcattgagggaaaggttgttgtcatgacaccatgtcactaagctctctatctccttcctgtattccaactcatcgGTATTTGAGttatttatttcccttttttgCATTATACACAGTGATATAATTTTTCCATTgagccctggtgagtttcaaTTTATAAGTTTCAGCTTGTTGAAAACATACAAACATTCTGGATCCTGTCTTGGGCTCCACACCAGGGACATGTTCCAGGCTCTGACTCCAGCTCCCAAGCTATCCATGTTCATGCCACCTGCATTCCCGACTCCTGCTGCACACCTGTCTACACTCCGAATAAAACCTGGCTGACCTTGCAAGTATGCCAATCTATAGAGTCGTGGTAtgctaatgagtgagccaggtaccaaatcattgggatttctgaaccaATGCTTCCTGATCTTTTGTTTTGGACTGTAGATAAATTCATGAAAGATTAGGGAGGGTTATGTTGAACTGACGGAAGAATAGTGGAGATCtgatgcagatcagctggcatcATActcaatgatggggcaggcttgagggaccaggtgcATACTCCTGCATCTCTTTCCTTGTGCTCTTCTGTTTGGATTCAACCAGGTTCCCACTGCTGTGAGAAGGCAGTGGGAAGGTGGCTGGAGACAACTTTTCAGTTTTTGTTCTAAGTTCATAAACTCCTCACATTTGATGTCTTCCGATGAAAGTGAAGGTATTGGCTGTGAAGTTCATCCATTTTCCGGAAACTATTTACAGCCATACTTCAAGAAACCTGAATGTGATCCTAAATATGTTGCTGTTTGATACTCCATTCTGCTTTATACCTGGTGTTTTTGATGATCAGAAACACTGAGCACCTTTGCACTTTTAGGATTTTAATTGCATTTCCTGGTGGTACTGAGAGAAGCAATTCCTTGATGAATAATAATTCTGCTATGTGACAGGGCAGAATTTCTGGTATATTTGCTTGCTTCTTAGCTTCAAGTAGTGGTAAATAATAAATTTGATGATGATGCACAATGTCTCTTGCTATGTTTCAATGATGGTGAATAATAAATCCAGGGTGCAAGATTGCATGCTTTGATACTGTGCTTCAGTGAAGAGAACCAATCTTTATTTACTAACTAAATGTAATCTTTTTCAGAAATTTAAATTGAAATGTCTTTTCGTGGAGGTAGGGGCGGGGGAAGAGGTGGCAGCTACGGCGGAGGAAGAGGacgtggtggaggtggagggtaCCGAGGTGGTGGGCGAGGAAGCTTCAATAGAACATTTGATCAGGGGCCACCTGAAAGGGTAGTAGGTATGTAAGAACAACATGTTTAGCTAAAATTGCATTGTCTTAAACCAAGAGCTAATTGTaattcagataaatatttcaaataccTCTGCAGCTATGTCATTAGTCCACTTTTACTGAAAAGGTTTCCAGTGTAGAAGGCTGGCTGGCTACAGATGTTAGCAACTGTTTGGTCTTTGTTACAGAAATAATATAAATGCTGCACAACAGAGAGAAATACAATATAAATGCTGCATCTCTAATAAACCTGTTGTAGAGCATATGTTCCGTTCTTTGTTGCAGTAGggattctgttttttcttttattcatggCTTTCGGTAACAATAGTAATAACCTGCAGTAACACACGTAAAATAATAAGTACTGCAAGTACCTTATTGCTGGTGCAAACCTTGGTGTAACACCCTGTCTGTAAATAAGATATTGGAAATATTTTGTATTCATTCTGTCAAATCAATGCACTTGATTAAATTTGGATTGATTCCAAGCCTCTTAATCACAAATACTTATTGTCTTTATGAAGTGCTAAATCTAGTTTGGATTTCCAtatttacattgtttaaaagtcCTTTAAAGTAAATGGATGAACTTGGGAGATCTGGATGGTACAGTGATTCAGCAGACTTTCCATTGGACTTGGATTCAgatggaaaattaattttaaaaaaatggaaggaGAACATTTCCACGTATAGTTAATGATTTTTGATGTGCAGATTAAATGTGGTTATGCTTCTTTAACTCTTGGCCGCCTTTGTGTAGAACTGGGACATTTCATGCATCCGTGTGAAGACGACATTATTTGCAAGTGCACCTCGGAAGAAAATAAAGTCCCTTACTTCAATGCACCAGTTTACTTGGAAAACAAAGAACAAATCGGAAAAGTTGATGAAATATTTGGACAGCTTAGAAATTTTGTATCCTTTTGAGAGTTACTGTTGGGAATTCGTAGAAGATTCTTGGGCTACATTTGAAGACATTACATCAGTCAACATTTTCTTTGATAGCTTGTGTTGCTTTCGGGTGTACCagtggtaaaaaaaaacaccaaagtACTTGGCTACACACCAGCTAGCATGTGGGTTTAATTGCTAATATTAGTTGTTTCACAGTGTTAAGAATTCTATTACTAAAATATGTAAATAATCACAGATGAGGGATTCCAAACATGTATTTCATATTCTGCAGTTCACAGCAAGTTCTCGCAGAACTGCTGCCCTGATCACAGCTTCGTGAAAAGTACCCCTCACTGTGCTTCTGTTTTCACTTTGATACATGCACTTTGCTTAGATTGAGATTATTCATTTGTGTTAACTTGTGATATGAGCCCTATACTAAAAAGAGCCACATCCGTGTCTTGGACCCTTCCTCCTCCACTCAGTCCAAATCACCAACCCTATCACTAAGTTTTGCTCAGACCATTCCATCCATAGGAGGGAGTCATATTAGTGTTAGTGTGCCACTAGGCAGCGTTTTACAGTGTCAAAAATGACACTGTTCAGCCTTTTATTCTTGTGTGTGATGGACGCAGATGCTGTGAAAGATAGAATTTCATAGTCATTCGAGCAGAATCCATTAGCTTAATGAAATGCTGTGCTTTTCAAGGTTGTGGGAAATTGAATGAACACTGTCAATTGTTCACCAGAAAAACTGAAATTTGAGAATCATCAGTTTTACTTGGCATTGAAGTGCAAACTCAATTTATACTGTTTCCTTCCTGTGTTTCCACAAAGTTGTTTTTCACTTTGATATGCTCACTTCATTTTTAATTAGAATTAtctgtattttcattttttttccctcaactcTTGTTGAATTGGCTGTAGGCTGGGGGAAGAAAGAGGATGCCAGAAATCTCCTTGGATTGGAAGGACAACATTATGAGGGAGCTCATAGTTTATTTGGGACTGATTACTTGCAGGTGAACAttttgaggtacagtggaaatgaAACATCTCTACAATCCTACTGATCAGTACACTCACGAGAATACTGTGCACCATCTTCATTTATCTTAAAATTATATTTCCATGGAATAATATTAAAATCATTTCCTCTTTGCTTAAAATTGCTGAAAAATAATGCTATCTAATTTTTCCTTAACTGAAATTAATAGTATTTTTCAGTTAAATTATCAGACAACATGAGTGCTAGTTCCTTTAAGCGACCACAGAAGGCAAGTTTTATTGTGAAGATtaactttaaaaatgttaattctctGAAAATAATGCCATTTATATTCCAGTTTTACAGTTCTCTTGTAAAAAGTTTTCTCCCATTTAGATTAGCAACATGTACAAATTGCACAGCAAATTCTTGTTACAGCAAGTGATATTTGGGTACTCGATAATATTTGTGGATTTTACTGACTGGCACACCCTTATACTTGCTGCAAAGAATTGTGAAATGTGTGCTCAATGGTCTGCTTCGTCTCATCAGGCTGAAGGCcctatttctatgttgtatgacacTCTTGACACCTCTAATCCCatgttttctaattttgtttaaacttttttgtggtaccttatcaaagaccCTCAAAGTCTAAATgtatcatatcccttgat encodes:
- the gar1 gene encoding H/ACA ribonucleoprotein complex subunit 1, yielding MSFRGGRGGGRGGSYGGGRGRGGGGGYRGGGRGSFNRTFDQGPPERVVELGHFMHPCEDDIICKCTSEENKVPYFNAPVYLENKEQIGKVDEIFGQLRNFYFSVKLSDNMSASSFKRPQKFYIDPAKLLPLQRFLPRPPGVRGQGRGARGGGRGGRGGRGGGRGGGFRGGRGGSFRGGRGRGGGGGGGGRGYRGGGGR